The window TCGACGATGTCGCGGTTGTTGGCGTAGACGGACGACATCGCGAGGTCGACGTCGGAGGTGGACAGGCCAAGTTCGATCATCGACTCGACTATCGCCTCGCCGCGGATTCCGCGGCGGCGGACCGACCGGATCGTCGGGGCGCGCGGGTCGTCCCAGCCCGTCAGCTCGCCGGTCTCGATCAGCGCTTTGATCGTCGACGTGGAGAGTGACACGTCGTACTCGTCGACCTGGACGTGGCCCCAGTGGAGCACCTCGGGGTACTCCCAGCCGAAGTAGTCGTAGACGAACCGCTGGCGCTTCGCCGAGTCTTGGAGGTCGATACCGCGGATGATGTGGGTGACGCCCGTGAGGTGGTCGTCGACGCCGGACTGGAAATCAAGCATGGGCCAGCAGCGGTACTCGCTGGCTTCCTCGCGCGGGTGCGGTGTGTCGATCATGCGGAACGCGACCCAATCGCGCAGCGCGGGGTTCTTGTGCTCGATGTCGGTCCGCACGCGGAGGACCATCTCACCGGCGTCGTACTCGCCCGCGACCATCGCCTCGAACTCCTCGTGAACGGTCTCCGCGTCCTTCTCGCGGTGCGGGCACGGCTCGCCTGCGTTCTTCAGTTCGGAGAAATCGTCACCGGAACACGAGCAGGTGTACGCGCCGCCGGCGTCGATCAGCTCGCGGGCGTGGTCGTAGTACGTCTCCAGCCGATCGGACGCCTTCAGCACGCGGTCGGCCTCGAACCCGAGGTAGTCGATGTCCTCTAAGATGGCGTCGTACGCGTCCAAGTCCGGGCGTTTCGTTTCGGGGTCGGTATCGTCGAACCGGCAGACGAACTCGCCGTCGTACCGCTGTTTGTACGTCCCGATGACCGCGGGCATCCGCGCGTGGCCCATGTGCCACGGACCGTTCGGGTTTGGGGCCGCGCGCATCACGACCGCCCCGTTCTCCGCGTTCGGCAGGTCCGGGAGGACGTGCTCGTCCCCCTCGTCTTCGGCCTCCAACTCGTCGAGCCGATCGGGAGCCAGCTCTCCGAGCCGGTCGCGTCGCTCCGCCTCGTCCATCGCGGCGACTCGGTTCACCACGGGAGCGACGATCCCCGGAATCTCGTCGCCGTGCGGGCGGAACTCTGGGTTCTCTCCCATGAGCGGCCCCATGATCGCGCCCACGTCCGGGTCGCTGTCGTGTTTGAGCGCGTTATATAGCGCGGCGGTCTCGCCCGCCGCCTCGACGCGCTCGCGGAGTTCGTCGTCCATGCCCCCGCTACCCGGGGCGGCTAAAAAAACGCCGCGGAACCGCGGTACCGGTCGAACCGCTCTCCCGGACGCCGGTCGGGCCAGGCTGAGTCAGTTCGGCCCGTTCCAGGCGATCCCGTCCGCCTCACTCCAGCCGCCGGTCCCGAAACGCCCGGACGACGTCCTGTCGGGCGATGATCCCGACGAGCGTTCCCTCGTCGTCGACGACGGGAACGCGATTGATGTTCGGATCGTCGCTCGCGAGCAGGTCGAGCACCTCGTCGACGTCCGTCTCCGGAGTGACCGTCACCACGTCCGCGCTCATCACGTCGGAGATGGGGCGGTCTGCGTTGCGGACCATGTCGACGCCCAAGTCGAGGTCGCTCCACGGCGGCTTTATCTGGTACGTGAGGGTGTCGACGAAGGGCGGGAGTCCGATCGGGATCCACAGCGTCTCGTCGTCCGGCTCGAACAGGTCGACGAGGTCGGACTCGGTGACGACGCCGACGACGCGTCCCCCCTCGTCGACGACCGGAAACCCGCTGAAGGAGTACCGGGCGAACCGCTTGAATGCGTCCGCCACGTCGTCGTCGGGAGCGACAGTCTTCACGTCGGTTACCATCAGGTCACGCGCGTGCATGTCCTCGCCGTCTCGTCGCGGCGTGGTAGGCGTTTCGGCCGACCGGCGCACGCCGCCGCGGTCCGACCCGTCGGTCGTGATGAAAGTTATCAAATAGAATGACATATACCGACCGGGAGTCAACTGGTTGCCATGACCGCACCGCGGCCGGGTGACGACGGGCCGACCGACGGATCGGCCACCGGTCTCCGCGACGGTCGCGTCAAGGCGCTCGGCGCGGTCCTCTGGACGCTCACGTTCCTCTCGGTGACGGTGGTGATACTCGTCTCCGGGGATCGGCTCGCAGCCCTCAGTCTTCGGGGCGCGCTCTTCGTGCTCCTCCGAACCTTCGGCGGCGTCCTCGTGTTTTTCGTCGTCTTCCCGGTGATAGTGAACGCGCTTTCGGCGTCGCGGTTCCGCTGACGAGAGGACGGAATAAGAATGGCCGGGGTGGGCTCCGAACCCACGATCTCCGCATGTCCCAGGTCCGAGGCTCGGCGGAGCCACGGGAAGGACGCGGACGCTTCCAAGGCGTCACCGCACCGAATCTCTGAACCCTATGAGTGCGGCGCTATGTCCAGCTAAGCCACCCGGCCTCACGTCTCCGTACCGCCATGATACTCTTTAACCTTCCCATCCGTTCGACGCATGCGAGTTGATGACAGAGGATCGTTCGAGCCGATGCAGAGGCGAACCGACGGAGAGCGAGCCGATGGAAAGCGACCCGATGGACGGACTGGCCGGCAGGGCGTGCGTGATCGGGACCGCAGACCCCGCGGATTTATGCCGGGCGGGGCGGATATCCGCGATATGAGCCTTCCCGACCTGCTCGCCGAGACCGTCGGCGACGAGAGCGTCGTCGCCGAGGTCTCGCTCGGGGGAGACGACCGGCTCGCGGTCACGCCGACGCGGACGCTCGTGTACCGCAGCGACGGGCTGCTGTCGGACGAGTCGGTCGCGGAATACTCCCACGACGTCGAGCGAATCGCGGTCTCTTCGGGCCGCCGCAAGGCGAAACTCACGCTCAGCTACGGCCTCGACGGCGACGAGACGATATCGGTGCCGGCGAAGCGTGTCGACGACGTACTCCACCCGATCCTCGCCGGCATCCTCTCCGCGACGGGCGTCACGGACCCCGGCGAGTCGGTCGTCCGGACGTTCCGGTTCTCGGAGCTGACGCTCGTCGTCACCAGCGACCGACTCGTCAAGCACATCGGGTCGGTCGTCTGGGACGAGGAGTTCGAGGAGTTCCACTACGCCGACCTCACCGACCTCGACTTCGAGGAAGGAACGGTCGCGACCGCCGTCGTGCTCGCGCTCGACAACCGCTCCGAGCGGTTCAAGGCCCCGAACGAGTCCGCTCGGGCGGTCCGCGAGACCCTCGTCGACGCGGTCTGCTCGTTCTACGGCGTCGACAGCCTCGGCGAGTTCCGGGCGACCGTCGCCGCGGACGCAGACGACGCCGACGGGCGGTCAGACAGCGCCGAGAGCACCACGGACTTCGGCGAGGGTCCCGATCCGCTGTCGGCGTCGCCCGTCGCGGATGCGGAGGCCGAGTCCGAGTCCGACGCCGCACCAGACGTCGACGCCCGCGACGAGGCGGTACGCGGTATCGGCGAGGCCGAGGCGGGTTCGACGCCCGGAGCGTCGCCGCGAGCGGAGAGCGACCGACCGACGGAGCCGGCGGACGCCCGGGGAGACGAGTCGTCTATCGACCCGGTTGTGGACGCGACCGAGGGGTCGACGGCAGCGGGTGACGCGAACGCGGACGCTCCGACCGAGCCGCAACACACCGACGACGCGGCGACCGAGTCGCCGAGCGCGCCCTCGACTTCGACCTCCACGGACGTGCTCGACGACCCCGTCTCAGAGCCGTCAGACGACACCGGACCGATCGAGTCCGACGCGTTCGACGAGTCGCCGTTCGAGAGCGCCGGGATCGAAGGCGAGGACCTCGCGACGGAGGTCGCCGCGCTCCGCCGCGAAGTCGAGACGCAGTCCGAGCGGCTCGAACGGCAGTCCGCCCTCATCGAACAGCTAATCGAAGAGCTCCGTCGCGGCCGCTAATCGGTCGGTCGTCGATATTTTTCACGACGTACCCCCGTCACGCGAGCGGCGTTCGTTCGCCCCGGCTGGCCGTCACTTTATCACCGAAGCGGGCACAGTCCCGCCGTGATCTCGTTCAGCGACGTGGCCCGCGCGGCCTACTGTCCGCGGCAGCTCTACTACGTCCGGCGCGCAGAGGAGCGACGGATCCCGCCGGAAGCGCGCGCTCGAATCGATCTCGCCTACCGCTACCCGTCTCTCGTCGACGCGCCGGACGCGACGCTCCGGCGGCTCCCGATCCGCCGATCGCCGGCCGCTTACCGGCGGAACCTTTCCCGGCTCCGCGAGCGCGACGACTACGACCGCCTCGTCGCTCCCGACCGGACGCGCGCGTTCTGCGCCGGCAAGGACTGTCACGGGCGGATCCACAAGCTGCTCGCGGACAGCGGGGCGGACGGCGGAGCGGATGACAGGGCGGACAGCGGGGCGGGCGGCGGAGCGGATGACAGGGCGGACGGCGGGGCGGACGGCGACGCCGCACCGATCCCGGTGATCGTCTCGCCGGGCGAGCCGCCGGAGAACGGGGTCTGGGAGCCGCAGGCGGTCAGGTCCGTCGCAGCCGCGACGGCGCTCTCGTGGGAGCACGAGCGGACGGTGCCGCGCGCTCTCGTCGAGTATCCGAGCGTCGGCGTTATCCGATCGGTCCGGCTCACGCGCCGGAAGCGCGCTGCCTACCGCCGGGCGCTCCGGGCCGCCCGGGCGATCGACGGGCCGCCGCCCCGCGTCGACGACGACCGCTGTTCGGCGTGTGAGTACCGCGAGCAGTGCGGGACCGGCCGTCGATCGCTGCGCTCGCTTTTAAGATGACCGGCGAGATCCGCCGCCGCCCGTCGAACCGATCCGATCGGGCTCCGGCGGCGCTCGTCGCGATCGGCGGAATCCGACCATTTATTTGTGTGTGACGCATCGGCACGCACACGAATGACACGAGACGATCGTGATCGTTCGGGGGATAGAGGAAGTCGCCTCACGGCGGCTGGCCGCGAAATTCTCCGACGATAACGACGCCGGGGCACGCCCGCCCCGCGGCGGCACCGACCCCGAGACAGCCGACACAGTTACGGATCCGCTTTTGACTCAAACACCACTCACCACCCTCGACGAGGTACAGCTCTTAGACACCACCCTGCGCGACGGCGAGCAGATGCCCGGCGTCTCGCTCTCCCCCGAGGAGAAAGTCGACATCGCGAGCGAACTCGACGCGGCGGGCGTCCACCTCGTCGAGGCGGGCTCGGCGTGTACCTCCGCGGGAGAGCGCGAGGCCATTCGTCGAGTGGCCGACGAGGGGCTCTCGGCGACGGTGACGAGCTTCGCTCGCGGAGTCAGATCCGACGTCGACCACGCCCTGGACTGCGGCGTCGACGGCGTGAACCTCGTCGTGCCCGCCTCCGACAAACACGTCGAGACGAAGGTCGGGTCGAGCCGCGACGAAGTCGTCGAGACGACAGTCGAGCTCGTCGAGTACGCGAAAGACCACGGACTGTGGGTCGAGGTGCTCGGCGAGGACGGCTCGCGGGCCGACCTCGACTACCTCGAACGCCTGCTCGGTGCGGGCCTCGACGCCGGCGCTGACCGAATCTGTTACTGTGACACCGTCGGCGCGGCGGACCCCGAACGCACCGGCGAGGTCGTCTCCCGGCTCGCCGACCTCGGCCCGACGAGCCTCCACACCCACGACGACCTCGGGTTCGGGATGGCGAACGTCCACGCGGGGCTGCGCGCCGGTGCCGACACCGTCCACGGCACGGTGATGGGCGTCGGCGAACGCGCCGGCAACGTCGCCCTCGAAGAGGTCGCGATCGCGCTCGACCGCTCGTATGACGTGGACACCGTCGAACTGGCGCGGCTCTACCGGCTCTGCCGGACAGTGAGCGACGCGACCGGCGTCGCGCTCCCGCCGAACAAGGCGGTCTGCGGGACGAACGCCTTCGCCCACGAGTCGGGGATCCACACCGACGGGACCCTCAAGGACGGGACGATGTACGAACCGTACCCGCCGGAGACGGTCGGCAGAGAGCGGCGGCTCGTGCTCGGGAAACACGCGGGACGCGCAGGTGTCAAGGCCGCGCTCGCCGAACAGGACGTGGCCGTCGACGACGACGAACTGAGCGAGGTGGTGAGCCGCGTGAAAGAGCTCGGCGACCGCGGCAAGCGCGTCACCGACGCCGACCTGCTTGCGATCACCGAGGACGTGCAGGGCCGCGAGCGCGACCGCCACGTTGAACTCGTCGATCTGTCCGCGACCTCCGGCGGCAACCTCCCGACTGCGTCGGTCCGACTCCGCGTCGGCGACGACGAGCGCGTCGCCTCCGGCACCGGTGCCGGCCCGGTCGACGCGGGGCTCGAAGCGGTTCGGGCCGCGCTCGCGGGCGGTGACGGCACGGGCGACGCCGCGGACGGGTCGCCCGGCGTCTCCTTCGATCTCGACTCCTACCACGTCGACGCGATCACGGGCGGCACCGACGCGGTCGTCACCGTCGAGGTCGACCTCTCCCGCGGCGACCGGTCGGTGAGCGTCTCGGCGACGGACGCCGACATCACCCGCGCCAGCGTCGTCGCGATGGTCGACGGGCTCGACCGCCTCTTGGCCGCCGAGGCCGACGCGGCCGGCACGGAACCGAGCGCCGTCGCAGACGACTGAACCGCTCGCTCGCCGTGACCGTCTGACGGGGGTTTTAATCGATGACGCACCAATCAGACCCGTGAGCGTCGTCGTCGCGGTCAAACCGTCTGCTCGCAAGCGCAACGCGAAGGTGGGACGGCTGGTCTTCGAGGACGGGAGCCGTCACGCCTTCGAGAGTCGCGTCGCCGCCGAGCGGTGGGCGGACGACTTGTCTACGGGCGACGGACACGTCTGGGTCGCGAGCGCGCATCCTCGCGACGAGGGGGACGCCGACCTCTATTTAGTCTCTCGGGCGACGAACGCGAAGCTCGAAGCGGCCTACGACAAGCGTCGGCGTCGCCTTCGTGGCGACCCGACACCAGAACAGAAGTCGCTTGGCGGCGAGCCGTAGCCCCCGTAGCCCTCTCACCGGGGAGCGACTATCAGGCGCTCTGGCGTCGCTACGGTGGCTCCACGATGTCGTCGCGGAACTCCTCTACGGTCTCCAGTACGGCCGTTCGGTCCGCGTCGGCGACGTCGAACTCGCGGAGCGCGTCGTCAAGGTGTCCGGCGAGCGCGTCGAACTCTGCGGCGGTAACGCCCATACCCTCGTGAGCCGTTTCCATGTCGTCGCCCTCGTACTGCATCGGGCCACCGGTGACCGCGCTCAGAAACTTCGTCTGGTGGGAACGCTGTTCGCTCATGTCGATGTCGTCGAAGTGGTGTGCGACCCCGTCGTCGGCCACCACCCGGTCGTAGAACTCGGTGACAACCGCCCCGACCGCCGGCTCGCCGCCGAGCCGGTCGTACAGCGTCGCGTCGGGCATACTCTCTAGATGCGGCGTCGAGGTATGGTTCTTTCCCTCATGGCAGTGAGTGTGTACGCGCTCCGATTCAGGAGCGATGCGACCGAGATCCGACGGGCGGACCACGAGAGAGGCGAAAACGCGACTCGACGGGGGAAGAGAAACTGGAAAAGCGCCGAGGCGGAGATTTGAACTCCGGTGTCCGAATGGACAGTAGATTTCGAATCTACCGCCTTGGCCAGGCTAGGCTACCTCGGCTCGTCTTCGGGTTGGCCGGTTCCGCTGTTATGCGTTTCGATCGCGGACGGCGGCGGGACGCTCGGTCCCCCGAGATCTGTCGACCGCCGCTACTCGTCGGCGTCGCGTTCCGCCAACAGCGCCGAGGCGGATATCAGCGACTCCAGTTCCACGTCGTGGTCGGCGAGCAGTTCGCCGGCACCCTCCTCGCGGTCGACCACGACGAGCACGCGGTTCACGGTCGCACCCGCCTCGCGAAGCGCCTCGACGGCGTCGACGGCGGACTGCCCGGTCGTCGCGATGTCCTCGATCACGATGACCTCCTCGCCGTCTTCCAGCGCTCCTTCGATCCGGTTGGCCGTGCCGTACTCTTTCGTCTGTTTACGGGCGATGACGTACGGTCGGCCCAGTTCCGCGGCCGTCACGGCGACGAGCGGAACCGCACCGAGCGCGACACCGGCGAGCTTGACGTCCGTCCCGGCAAGCTCGTCGGCGAACGCCTCGCTGACGAGGGTGAGTGCCTCCGGATCCGTTTCGAACCGGTACTTGTCGACGTAGTAGTCGCTCGTCCCCCCGTGTGAGAGTTCGAACTCGCCGAACCTGACGGCGTCGGCCGCCCGAAGCGCGGCGATGAGGTCGCGTCGTCGCTCGTCGTCGATCATACTGGAGAGGCGCTCGCGGGCGATTATAAACCGGTCGGAACGCCATCGGTGACGCACCGCCGAGCCTCGCATCCGCGCCGGCGACCTCAGCGCGGGGGCGTCTCGGCGATCGACCGTCACTCGGCCGCCGGAATCCGCAGCGTGACGGTCGTTCCCGCACCGCCGATTCCGGGGCCGAACGCGATCTCGCCGCCGTACGATTCGACTATCCACGCGACGATCCAGAGCCCGATCCCCGTGTTGTGCGTGAGCTGTGTCACCTCCGCATCGCCGGTGATCACGGCGCGGACCGGCTCCGGGATCCCGGAACCGTCGTCGGCGACGCGAACGGTGACGGTGCCGGTCGCGGGGTCGCGGTCGGCGGAGATCTCGATCCGAGGCGCGCCCGCGCTCCCGTGCGCGACCGCGTTCTCGACGAGTTGGTCGAGGGCGTCTTCGAAACGCTCGTCGCCTCGTATCTCGACGTCGTCTGGAACCGAGACCGAAATCCGCGCGCCGGGGTATACCTCTGCGTAGCGGTCTCGAACGGCCTCTGCGGCCGGCCTAACGGGGATCGAGTCGGGGTCTGTCACGCTCCCGTTCTCGACGACGTGTTTGATCGTCGCCGCGCCCTCGGCGAGTTCGGAGAGCCGCTTCCCGGTCGTCTCGATCCGTCGGGCGAAGTCGGCGATCCGATCGTCGTCGGTGGTGAGTTCGATCTCGCTCGCGAAGCCGAAGACGACGTTCAGCTCGTTCCGAAGGTTGTGTCGGAGGATACGGTTGATGACGCGAACGTATCGCTCCCGCCGCTTTCGGTCCGTGATGTCGGTGTAGATGCCGAACGCCCGGCGGCCGTCGGTCGTCTCGTACGAGAATCCTCGGAAGAGGAACTCTCTCGGCCCGTCAACCGTTTGACGGGTGACCTCCGCCGTGACCGACCCCTCCTCTCGGACGCGCTGGTCGAGCGACTTCGCCTCCGCGGGAACCCGGCCGCTGTCGGCCGGGGCGGCCGCGTCCGTACCGCCGTCTCGATCGCCGTCGCCGTGGTGCCGATCGGGGTCGATATCCAACGCGTCTGTCGACTGGCCTCGCAACGTCGACGGGTCGTGTCCGAACTGCGACGCGAACGCGGAGTTGATCCCGGTCACGACCGTCTCCTCGGATTCGAGCGAGACCTCCATCACCGGATCCGGGAGTCGCTCGAACAGGCGATCGAACCGGTCGCGCTCCCGAGAGAGCGCAGTCCGCGTCCGCCGGAGGTCAGTCGTGTCGGTGAGCGACACGACCGCGCCGGAGACCCCTCCAGAAAGCGCCGAGAGGCGCAGTTCGCCGTGTCGCTCCGGACCACCTGCTCCGCCGATCGTGACGTCGATCCGCCGCCTTCCGGTGGCGTCGGTGCCGCTGTCGTCGCCGGCGGTGTCGGCGGCGGCGGTGTCGTCGCCGGCGGTGCCGTCGCAGACGGTGTCGTCGTCCTCACCCCCGTGCGCCTCGGCGTCAATCGCATCGCGAGCCACGAGCCCGTCGAGCGCACCCGCGACGCGGTCGGCGGTCGGATCCGGGAGCACCGCACAAAGCGGCGACCCGATAAGCTCGGCCTCGTCGACGCCGAGCCACGAGATAAACGACGGCGTGGCGTACGTTACGTCACCGGACCCATCGAGCACGCAGACCATGTCGTCGACGTTCTGCAGGGCGTTCTCGTAGGTTCTGAGACGCTCTTGTCTGCGCTGGGCGTCGAGCGTCGCCGTCGCGTTCATCGCTAACAGCTCCACAACCGAGACGTCAGAGTCGTCGAACGCGTCCGGCTCGGTCGAGCCGACGACGAAGCTGCCGTGATCGCCCAGGGGGACGCCGATCACGGATTGGATCCCGTGGTACTCGCGGCCGTCGTCGCGGGCGTTCAGGTCGTCGTACGTCTGTGTCTCACCGGTCTCGAACGCGGTCCCCGCGACGCCGTCGCCCGGTACCCGCGGGTCGCGGTCCGCGTACGCCTCGCCCTTGTCGCCGCCGGTCGAGACGAGCCGGAGACGCTCGGTGTCGGGGTCGAAGAACCGAACCCCGCCGATGTCGAATCCGAGGATGTCGTCGACGGCGTCGTTCAGGCGATCGGCGACGCTCTCCGGGTCCGGGTCGCGCTGCATCCGCTCTGCGGTTCGAAGGAGCCGTTCGAGCGTCTCTTCGCGCCGCCGCTGCTCGGTGACGTCCGCGAAGAACACGGACAGCCCCTCGGGTGAGGGATACGCGGTCACTTCGGTCCACAGATCCAGCGGCGCGTAGTGGTCCACGAACGAGACCGTCTCTTGCGTCTCCATGGCGCGTCGGTAGCTCGTCTCGTATGCCCGGCCGAGCGCGGCGGGGAACTCGTCCCAGACGACGGAGCCGATCAGCTCGTCGGCAGGGCGGTCGAGCAGCGCTGCGGCCCGGTCGTTGACGTAGGTGAACCGCCACTCCGTGTCGAGCGCGAAGAACCCGTCGTCGATCCGCGACAGTGTGTTTTCCAGCTCTCTGACGGCCTCCTCTCGCCGCTCGCGGTCCTTTCGCCGCTCTATCGCCCGGCCGAGCCAGTCGGCGAGAAGCTCGACGAAGAGGAGTTCGTCCTCGGTGAACGGCCGCTCGCGGCTGTCCTCGTCGACAAAACAGAGGGTCCCGTACACCCCGTCGTCGACGACGACGCGGCCGCCCACGTAGCTACCGAGGCCGAACAGTTCGTGTGCCGGGTCGCCGTCCCACCCCGCCTCGGTCGGGTCCGTGAACGCGACGACCTCGTGAGCGCCGCTCCCGGCGACCACCGAGGCGTCGCCCGACTCACCGGACACGCGATCTGTCGTGCCGCCCGCGGTGCCGGCGGGTTCACTAACTGTGTCACCGCCGAACGCGCCGCGTGCGTCGTTGCCGGGGTCACCGCCCGCGTCGCCGGGATCACTGTCCGCGTCGTCGACCCCCGCATACCCTCCGACCGTTCGCCGGCAGTACGTCTTCGAGAGCGGAAGCGACCCGTCGGAGTCGATAACACCGCGGTCTTCGAGCGACTCCACGAGCGCGGACCCGCCGCGGTGCCGGTCGAGGGTGAATCGGTCCTCCGTCGTCCGGGACGCGTAGCCGATAGAGAGGTCTAAGCGCGCTCGCCCGAGATCCAAGAGCGCGTCGAGCTTCGCTTCGAGTCCCGTCGTCCGGTCGGAGACGATCCGGACGAACGATTCGAGGAACGCGGGTTCGCCGGTCTCCGTCGGCGTCGCTCGATCAGCGATGCGCGCTTCGAGCGTCTCGTCGTCGGCGATGAGCCGTCGACCGGAGACGTACTCGGCGTCGAATCGGCTGGCGTCGA is drawn from Halorubrum sp. BV1 and contains these coding sequences:
- a CDS encoding glutamate--tRNA ligase, with protein sequence MDDELRERVEAAGETAALYNALKHDSDPDVGAIMGPLMGENPEFRPHGDEIPGIVAPVVNRVAAMDEAERRDRLGELAPDRLDELEAEDEGDEHVLPDLPNAENGAVVMRAAPNPNGPWHMGHARMPAVIGTYKQRYDGEFVCRFDDTDPETKRPDLDAYDAILEDIDYLGFEADRVLKASDRLETYYDHARELIDAGGAYTCSCSGDDFSELKNAGEPCPHREKDAETVHEEFEAMVAGEYDAGEMVLRVRTDIEHKNPALRDWVAFRMIDTPHPREEASEYRCWPMLDFQSGVDDHLTGVTHIIRGIDLQDSAKRQRFVYDYFGWEYPEVLHWGHVQVDEYDVSLSTSTIKALIETGELTGWDDPRAPTIRSVRRRGIRGEAIVESMIELGLSTSDVDLAMSSVYANNRDIVDDAADRYFLVRDREDDPAVELDVVDGDAPAPAAGHPPRHPDHPDRGDREVPAGRVVVESSDLPPEGERVWLKGYGPVRYADDALTFLDADIDVVRDGDVDVIHWAPAGESRETLLRTVDGDVRGYAEPAVADAAVDDVIQFERVGFARIDSFAPAATDEADGPDGSEDLLAYYAHP
- a CDS encoding HPP family protein — its product is MHARDLMVTDVKTVAPDDDVADAFKRFARYSFSGFPVVDEGGRVVGVVTESDLVDLFEPDDETLWIPIGLPPFVDTLTYQIKPPWSDLDLGVDMVRNADRPISDVMSADVVTVTPETDVDEVLDLLASDDPNINRVPVVDDEGTLVGIIARQDVVRAFRDRRLE
- a CDS encoding (R)-citramalate synthase, which produces MTQTPLTTLDEVQLLDTTLRDGEQMPGVSLSPEEKVDIASELDAAGVHLVEAGSACTSAGEREAIRRVADEGLSATVTSFARGVRSDVDHALDCGVDGVNLVVPASDKHVETKVGSSRDEVVETTVELVEYAKDHGLWVEVLGEDGSRADLDYLERLLGAGLDAGADRICYCDTVGAADPERTGEVVSRLADLGPTSLHTHDDLGFGMANVHAGLRAGADTVHGTVMGVGERAGNVALEEVAIALDRSYDVDTVELARLYRLCRTVSDATGVALPPNKAVCGTNAFAHESGIHTDGTLKDGTMYEPYPPETVGRERRLVLGKHAGRAGVKAALAEQDVAVDDDELSEVVSRVKELGDRGKRVTDADLLAITEDVQGRERDRHVELVDLSATSGGNLPTASVRLRVGDDERVASGTGAGPVDAGLEAVRAALAGGDGTGDAADGSPGVSFDLDSYHVDAITGGTDAVVTVEVDLSRGDRSVSVSATDADITRASVVAMVDGLDRLLAAEADAAGTEPSAVADD
- a CDS encoding group 1 truncated hemoglobin, with amino-acid sequence MPDATLYDRLGGEPAVGAVVTEFYDRVVADDGVAHHFDDIDMSEQRSHQTKFLSAVTGGPMQYEGDDMETAHEGMGVTAAEFDALAGHLDDALREFDVADADRTAVLETVEEFRDDIVEPP
- the pyrE gene encoding orotate phosphoribosyltransferase; this translates as MIDDERRRDLIAALRAADAVRFGEFELSHGGTSDYYVDKYRFETDPEALTLVSEAFADELAGTDVKLAGVALGAVPLVAVTAAELGRPYVIARKQTKEYGTANRIEGALEDGEEVIVIEDIATTGQSAVDAVEALREAGATVNRVLVVVDREEGAGELLADHDVELESLISASALLAERDADE
- a CDS encoding PAS domain-containing protein gives rise to the protein MRPDRPVVHVGDRLDAAWAVLPADTIFLSPADRSDLGDDIATAVSTRASAPDGTHEDAAATATDPVVVVRVGTASGSALSHLDTDTSGVLRSIRARLPEARILVYSAEDDPDAAIDASRFDAEYVSGRRLIADDETLEARIADRATPTETGEPAFLESFVRIVSDRTTGLEAKLDALLDLGRARLDLSIGYASRTTEDRFTLDRHRGGSALVESLEDRGVIDSDGSLPLSKTYCRRTVGGYAGVDDADSDPGDAGGDPGNDARGAFGGDTVSEPAGTAGGTTDRVSGESGDASVVAGSGAHEVVAFTDPTEAGWDGDPAHELFGLGSYVGGRVVVDDGVYGTLCFVDEDSRERPFTEDELLFVELLADWLGRAIERRKDRERREEAVRELENTLSRIDDGFFALDTEWRFTYVNDRAAALLDRPADELIGSVVWDEFPAALGRAYETSYRRAMETQETVSFVDHYAPLDLWTEVTAYPSPEGLSVFFADVTEQRRREETLERLLRTAERMQRDPDPESVADRLNDAVDDILGFDIGGVRFFDPDTERLRLVSTGGDKGEAYADRDPRVPGDGVAGTAFETGETQTYDDLNARDDGREYHGIQSVIGVPLGDHGSFVVGSTEPDAFDDSDVSVVELLAMNATATLDAQRRQERLRTYENALQNVDDMVCVLDGSGDVTYATPSFISWLGVDEAELIGSPLCAVLPDPTADRVAGALDGLVARDAIDAEAHGGEDDDTVCDGTAGDDTAAADTAGDDSGTDATGRRRIDVTIGGAGGPERHGELRLSALSGGVSGAVVSLTDTTDLRRTRTALSRERDRFDRLFERLPDPVMEVSLESEETVVTGINSAFASQFGHDPSTLRGQSTDALDIDPDRHHGDGDRDGGTDAAAPADSGRVPAEAKSLDQRVREEGSVTAEVTRQTVDGPREFLFRGFSYETTDGRRAFGIYTDITDRKRRERYVRVINRILRHNLRNELNVVFGFASEIELTTDDDRIADFARRIETTGKRLSELAEGAATIKHVVENGSVTDPDSIPVRPAAEAVRDRYAEVYPGARISVSVPDDVEIRGDERFEDALDQLVENAVAHGSAGAPRIEISADRDPATGTVTVRVADDGSGIPEPVRAVITGDAEVTQLTHNTGIGLWIVAWIVESYGGEIAFGPGIGGAGTTVTLRIPAAE